One segment of Thamnophis elegans isolate rThaEle1 chromosome 16, rThaEle1.pri, whole genome shotgun sequence DNA contains the following:
- the MINAR1 gene encoding major intrinsically disordered Notch2-binding receptor 1 produces MEAHQESSVFLVNILEELDTKQNSVSYQDLCKSLCARFDLSQLAKLRSVLFYTACLDPNFPATLFKDKMRCNVNNQQSKKIMVAADIVTIFNLIQMNGGMAKEKLPITQEKVRKKDSLDSCRSDNEACNMADCAGNCELQDGEFGRGYSSKRASKCRKGDCKDCPPFVPTSEMNILLGVNKEVKGRTASLDRLQALATYTIANSPPCEMQSTYFPMNIDTDSISDQESLPPSSGMKESFLPSDEPFLMQSCMQKRNIFKEDFHNLITISPSLMSPPGKVDDELGEPPSQKETTKQTFFNHSFEIPYSNQYLNPIYSPIPEKRRAKHESLDDLQASTYFGPTTILGPQETKRWLGKPSKSTPWPVKSWSLNTEEVPDFERSFFNRKQAEEKIQYQSSKSQPVNFSASERHQQYLSSKEQQAMMQANYGVKSNGHKSKDIPSILEVDKHEPIKKFKDKSINCTAIQLQSIDKTSSVGTQTDRQGLEHKKFKEMTHPNQSKYGERHSLKQSDDDSEIVSDDISDIFRFLDDLSVSGSTGVIQSSCYNSTGSLSQIHKSDCESSPEHHLAKISNGSAGNNLDKVSRLEISSTDDELKTSVCKLVLRIGEIEKKLESLSGVRDEISQVLGKLNKLDQKIQQPESMSVQLDLNSLTSEIPSEDSTSPRIFSCHNSSHGGKLENNPDWCCSDASGSNSESLRVKALKKSLFTRRSSRSLTEENSATESKIASISNSPRDWRAIPYTNQAGITEEEMKERSGNENKDWHRKSKEADRQYEIPQPYRHSKPPKDGFLIEQVFSPHPYPASLKSHMKTNPLYTDMRLTELAEVKRVQPSWTVEEYTRNSGEKGKLASLDLQTQESLNPNNLEYWMEDIYTPGYDSLIKRKEAEFRRAKVCKISALIAAAACTVILVIVVPICTMKS; encoded by the exons ATGGAGGCCCATCAAGAATCTTCTGTGTTCCTGGTGAACATCTTGGAGGAACTGGATACTAAGCAGAACTCTGTTTCCTATCAGGACCTCTGCAAATCATTATGTGCTCGATTTGACTTGTCCCAGCTGGCCAAGCTACGGAGCGTGCTTTTCTATACGGCCTGCCTGGATCCCAATTTCCCAGCCACTTTGTTCAAGGACAAAATGAGATGCAACGTCAACAATCAGCAGTCCAAGAAGATCATGGTGGCCGCCGATATTGTGACCATCTTCAACCTCATCCAGATGAACGGGGGCATGGCCAAGGAGAAGCTGCCCATCACCCAAGAGAAAGTGAGGAAAAAAGACTCGCTGGACTCCTGCCGATCGGACAACGAGGCGTGCAATATGGCGGACTGCGCGGGGAACTGCGAACTGCAAGACGGGGAATTCGGCAGGGGTTACTCCAGCAAGAGGGCTTCCAAATGTAGGAAGGGGGATTGCAAAGACTGTCCTCCGTTTGTACCCACTTCAGAGATGAACATTTTGCTGGGGGTGAATAAAGAGGTCAAAGGCCGAACCGCTTCTCTTGATCGGTTGCAAGCTTTGGCAACATACACCATTGCCAATTCTCCCCCCTGTGAAATGCAGAGCACTTACTTCCCCATGAACATTGACACGGATTCCATCTCAGACCAGGAGTCACTGCCTCCCAGCTCGGGCATGAAGGAATCCTTCCTTCCAAGCGACGAGCCCTTTTTGATGCAGTCCTGCATGCAGAAGCGCAACATCTTCAAGGAAGACTTCCATAACCTCATCACCATTTCGCCCAGCTTGATGTCGCCTCCAGGCAAAGTGGACGATGAGCTCGGAGAACCCCCAAGCCaaaaggaaaccaccaagcaGACCTTCTTCAACCACAGCTTCGAAATACCTTACAGTAACCAGTATTTGAATCCCATTTATTCCCCCATTCCGGAGAAGAGACGAGCCAAGCATGAAAGCTTAGATGATCTCCAAGCTTCGACCTATTTTGGCCCAACAACTATCCTTGGTCCTCAAGAGACGAAACGATGGTTGGGAAAGCCAAGCAAATCAACTCCCTGGCCAGTCAAGAGTTGGAGTTTGAACACGGAGGAAGTCCCTGATTTTGAAAGATCCTTTTTTAACAGGAAACAGGCAGAAGAGAAGATCCAATACCAAAGTTCAAAGAGCCAGCCGGTCAATTTTTCCGCTTCGGAGAGGCACCAACAGTATCTCAGCTCTAAAGAACAGCAAGCCATGATGCAGGCCAATTACGGGGTCAAATCAAATGGGCATAAATCCAAAGACATCCCCTCCATCTTAGAAGTCGACAAGCACGAGCCCATCAAAAAATTTAAAGACAAAAGCATTAACTGCACCGCCATTCAGCTTCAAAGCATTGATAAAACCAGTAGCGTTGGGACGCAGACCGATCGGCAAGGGCTGGAACACAAAAAATTCAAGGAGATGACCCACCCAAACCAAAGTAAGTATGGCGAGAGACACTCCTTGAAGCAATCTGACGACGACTCTGAAATCGTCAGCGACGACATTAGCGATATTTTCCGATTTCTGGATGATTTGAGCGTCTCTGGCTCTACAGGCGTGATCCAATCGTCTTGTTATAACAGCACTGGCTCCCTTTCTCAGATCCACAAGTCTGACTGTGAAAGCTCCCCCGAACACCATTTAGCTAAAATTTCCAACGGAAGCGCTGGCAACAATCTAGACAAAGTGTCTCGGCTGGAGATCAGCAGCACAGACGACGAGCTGAAAACCAGTGTTTGCAAACTAGTCCTAAGGATTGGAGAAATCGAAAAGAAACTGGAATCCCTCTCTGGGGTCAGGGATGAGATTTCTCAGGTCCTGGGGAAGCTCAACAAACTGGACCAAAAGATCCAGCAGCCGGAGAGTATGAGTGTCCAGCTTGATCTTAATTCCTTAACCAGTGAGATTCCCTCGGAAGACAGCACCTCCCCCAGGATTTTTTCATGCCACAATTCGTCCCATGGGGGCAAACTGGAGAATAACCCGGACTGGTGCTGCTCGGATGCCAGTGGCAGCAACAGTGAGAGCCTTCGTGTCAAGGCCTTGAAAAAGAGCTTGTTCACCCGGAGATCCTCACGATCTTTAACCGAGGAAAACAGTGCCACCGAATCTAAGATTGCAAGCATTTCCAACTCTCCGAGAGACTGGCGTGCCATCCCCTATACCAACCAAGCTGGCATCAcagaggaagagatgaaagagcGAAGTGGGAATGAAAACAAAGATTGGCACCGGAAATCCAAAGAG GCCGATCGGCAGTATGAAATCCCTCAGCCATATCGCCATTCCAAACCACCCAAAGACGGTTTCCTGATAGAGCAAGTCTTTAGCCCTCACCCTTATCCGGCATCACTCAAATCCCATATGAAGACCAACCCTCTTTACACAGACATGCGCTTGACAGAGCTGGCTGAAGTGAAACGAGTCCAGCCTTCGTGGACCGTTGAGGAATACACCAGGAATTcgggagagaaagggaagttggCATCTTTGGACCTACAG actCAAGAATCCTTGAATCCCAACAATTTAGAATATTGGATGGAGGATATCTATACACCAGGATACGATTCATTAATAAAGCGTAAGGAGGCTGAATTCCGAAGAGCGAAAGTTTGTAAAATATCTGCTCTAATTGCAGCCGCCGCCTGTACAGTTATTTTGGTCATTGTGGTTCCAATATGTACTATGAAATCGTGA